The genomic interval CTGCATTCCCCACAGTCCTGGCACCGAGGAGTGTCTGGTTTGATGCTTTAACTCCTGCAGAGGAAAATCAAAGTGCATCcgcagtgtgtgtgtgtttgtctcaGGCACAGAACTCTGATTTCTGTCTCATTTAATGCTTTGTTTTAATGGAATTTCCGTGACACTTGGAGGGGAGGGagcccccagctcctgcaggtgtAGAGAACACACACTGTGGGGGCAAAACCCGAGGGGAATGTGGAGCACCACAACCTTTCCTGTTTGGGTGGGAGCGTTGGGCAGGGATTGCTGCTCAGGAGGGGCTCCAGCACAGTGCAGTGTGTGCTGTTCCTTTGGGAAGAGGAGCCTCTCTGTGCTCTTGTGCAGCTTTTCTGGATGGAAAAAATGGTCCTTATTACCAAAAAATCGATTCTCTTCACTGTTGTCACTGCTCAGACTTGTGTTCTAATGAGCTGTTCACAGTCCCTTGAGTTTGGGGGGTCAGAGAGGCAGAACTTGAGGCTTCTGAGCACTCGGGACCTCGACAGGCCTGGCGGTCCCTGGGGCTTGAACAGGGCTGGGCTTCTGTGACCAGAGCAGGGCACCAGAGCTGTGGTTTCAGACATGCCCAGACCTTCATGGGagggggaagagcaggaagCAGATTTGTTGGGCTGCAGCAGTGACTTCTCTCCCTCGTGTTTCAGCTCAGGTGCAGATCGAAGGGGATTTCCTGGCGTGCTCCTTCTCCATCCTGGAAGAGCAGCCCATGGACATGCTCCTAGGACTGGATATGCTTAAGAGGCATCAGGTATCAAAACCTCCTCTAAAACAGTTCCTGGCTCTTCCAGGTTAAGTGCAAAGTGCAATGTAAGTGCCTTGCCTGTGAATTCATTAGGATTTTCCTGGGGACAGCTGAGAGTGTATTATCTTCCATCCTGGAAGCACATCCACAGCATCCATCATAGACAGCTCCAGGGTGTCTGGCTGCTCCCTGGAGCTTTTTGCTCTGATCAGAGATGCTCAAAGCTTTGTAACTGAATGATTTATTACAAATCAAGTCAGACAGGGCCCTTTGCTTGGAGCTGATGCTCCTGGCCCGGCGTTCCCTGCCGGGAGCTGTTCCCATTGGAATGGGGTCTCTCACTGAGGGCTCTGCCACGGTCCTGACGTGTCGatgaactccctgaagggaagttctggccaggtgggggttggtctcttctcccaggcactcagcaataggacaagggggcacgatgggctcaagctctgccaggggaaattgaagttggagagcagaaaataattctttgcagagagagtgctcagggattggaatgggctgcccagagagagggtggattccccatccctggagggttttcagctgagcttggccgtggcactgagtgccatgatctggtaaagggactggagttggaccaagggttggacttgatgatctcggaggtcttttccaacccaagtgagaagagaagagcgaggctggagaagggactggatgtggctctgagtgtcctcttaaacacctccagggatggagaatccaccatgtcttgatccaaccatgtcttgatccaaccatgtcttgatccaaccatgtcttgatccaaccctactgtgatcaccagcccagggcacagagtgccctgggctggtgatcacagtggggttggatcaaggattggacttgatgatctcagaggtcttttccaacccagtcagTTCTCTGATCTGTGATGCTGTTCCACAGTGCTCCATTGATCTCAAGAAGAACGTCCTGGTGATCGGCACGACGGGCTCCCAGACCACGTTCCTGCCCGAGGGGGAGCTGCCCGAGTGTGCCCGGCTGGCGTACGGCGCGGGGCGCGAGGACGTGCGGCCCGAGGACATCGCCGaccaggagctggcagaagcaATACAGAAGTCCGTGGAGGAAGCAGGTACCAGGATGAGCCCAGCTGAGATGGGAAcctgctgcagttctgctgaGTGTGGGGATGTCTGTGAGCAGTTCCAGCTCCTGGAAGGTGGAGAGAAGGGGCTTTGTTCTTGCTCCAAGTGCAATTCTGTCTCCCTTTCTGGACAGCCAGACCTGCATGAAGGCATTTGGGGGGTTTGCTGTTTCTTTGGTGCTTTGCCTGCAGCTCCCCACCTGCTCTGGTTTCCTGGCCCCTTAAGGAGTGGACACTGGGGGCTGTTGTGGCACCTGGTCACTGGTGTCACGTTGAAGTGCCTGGCAGGGACGTGGCTCAGCTCTGGGGAGGCTCCCCAAGTCCTGCCCTTAATGGCAGCACCTTGGAcaagcagagcagctgtggcagtgGCAACAGCTCATGCCAGTTTTTAGGAACAGCACTACATTTTTCCCTGGAGTGGTTCTTGTGCCCTCAGAGTGGGAGTTGCTTCCTTGCAGTTGCTCTGAgcttcaaaagctgaattcaCTCCTGATGTGCATCCTCAGCCTTAAATGGGATCTGCAGAGGGGACTCTTCCCCTCCTGCAGTTTTGTCCTCAGTGCCCCTGGAGTCCTCACGCTGCACAGATGCAGTGACTGAGCTCGGGAGGATTTTGGTGGCTGCAAAATTTGGtgaagtaattttatttgtgGCCAAAATAGCTGCAAGCTGAGCTGTGATCCACATGGCCTGAAACTCACATTTTCTGCTCAACTCCTCCCTTAATTCAGCTTTTGGCCAAAggaaaaattcattatttttcccctgctgTTACAGGAAACCTGTGAATACCTCAGGGTGTTTTCCTTAGGCCTTTtccaagatttttaaaaataacattttatatcTGAGTGTTTTATAGAGACCTTTGAGTGTTCCTGCTCATTTTTCCTCTGGAAGCTGACAGTAAATTCTGCTTCCCACACACATGCAGAACTCTTTGCTGGATCAGATTTCAGCTGATGAAGTTTACTTCAACATTTTTATTGCTAATTTTTTAAGACTCTGGCATGcttatatttaaaattcaagtgAGATAACAAGATTTaactatatttttatatatttatcagATATTAATGTATATATTTAACCATAGATATATATAACTAGTTGAAATGCACTGGAATTTTTGTTCAACACTTCCCAGTTGCTGCTTTACAACCCAAAGAGTGAGTCACAAATAATGAAGTTGATAATATTAAGGGGAGCACAGGACTGCACTTTTGCTCCCTTTGGCCCATTTTCTTCCATCCTAAGAATATAAATTCTCCAGAGAAGTAAAAACCTCAGGTCTGGCTTTAATGAATCAGTAAGAAGTACTTTACAAGTGTGATTTTTTCAGCCAAATTTGAATGTTGATTAACTCAAGTTGCAGCCAGTGGagagaaacacaaacacaggtTTGACCTTCCAGTCAGGGTTTGACGTCGCTGAAGGTCAGACTTGGTACCTTGGGCTTGTGTCTCTTCCATAGCTGGCAGGGGTAAATATTGGCTCTTTTCCTGCTAAAACCTGGAGCCTGATGAAGCCTGGGTTGGTTTTTGGAATATATCTCCACTTTGGATGAGACTTTGTAGAAATTATAGTTGGCTGGGCTTAGTTTTCTGCTGAAAGAGTGAACTAACAAGCAAACCTCAGCCCAAACTATGAGTCTTtacaaaaaagcattttagttgagtgttttaaaaagaaaagtgccTGAAATGACTTAAATCCAAGCTGCTCATGTACCTGATACAGTTCTAAGGGCCATGTGCCAATCAGCACTCGGCCACTCTCCACTGATGCTGAGCCCTAAAGGAATGTCAGAGATTTATGGGAATAGGAAATCCATGTTGTGTGTTCACTCACTGCTCTTGTAGCACACCAAGGCACAGGACCAAGGTGGGGCTTGTTCAGCttggctgtgacagtcctgacACAGGACCAGCCTCTGGCCCACAGGCATTTGTTGGCTGTTTCCCTAAAATGTCAGCaaattccctctctctctcttccaaaACCTGAGTTGCTGCCAGGTGGTACCAAGAGAACCAAGAAGGGAAAGAACAGCACACggaagaaggagagaaagagaaggagatgAAGCACCAGAGAAGCTCAGCTCCCCACAAGATGTGTGTTGTTTCCTAAGAGCTGGAATTTTTGCTGCCTTCCAGGAGATGGCACAACACAGACTCCTGCTTGCACCTGGAGGCTATTAAAGTGCTCGTTCTGAATGCACCTGGATTATCCTTGAGCTTTATTTAATCCCTGGAGCCCACCTAAGGGAGTCTCATGATCTCTGTCAGCTGACCTGCTGGTGGTGGCTGAGGTGGTGCTGGAGGCCTGGTGTGGTTCACTGGCACCTGGATCCTCCTCATTTATTTCTGAGGGCTTGATGCTCTTTTGTGCCACTTCCCCATCACTGGGAAACTCAGTGATCGTGGGGGATTTACAAACAAACCTGGCAGCAAAACTGGAGctgtgtgaggaggaggaggaggaggagaggcagTGCAGTCAGGCAGGTCTCCTCACACCCAGCTCTTCCTCCAGGCAGCCTCTGTCCAGTCACTGCCACCACACAGAGCTCAGGCTGTCCCTGGTGGAGGGAATTCATCCCTGATGGTGCACTTTGTGGGAAGGGTTTGTTCCTGGTATCAGCTGGATTGATGGCCCTGGTGGGGCAGGGATTCAGCTCCTGTGGGTGCCCCAGGAGGAGAATGACACAGAGCAGTGCTTGGCAGAaaagcagcccctgctgctgcctcagtgcAACTCCCTGGTGTGTTTGATCAGATCCAGAGGGTCAAAAGACAGTTCTGCCTCCTCCCTAAAGGGCTGGTCTGGGAGCAGAGGGTGTGAATGGAATCCTTCCATGTAGCAACAGAAAGGATCTCTGGTTTTCATCCATATCCTGTGTCACAAGGCTCTTCTCCCTTAGGAAAGATGAGCAGTGCATCAGTCTGAAGGAATTGCATCGATCACTGGTACTGCACCAGCTTAACAGAGAATGGAAGAAACaaggggctgaggggagaaAGGCAGattccatctggaattcaaaGGGAATCCTGGCTGTAGGTGTGGGCATGATGAGCTGTGCCCCAGTACTCCTGTAAAAGGGAAAGATTTCAGGAAAATCAGTGTGTTTAAGACCTCtgagtttgggaagggaaagggaaagggaaaggagctCACCCAGCACGAACTGTGGCTGTGTGAgctgggaggggcagggctgtgatGGCAGGACAGATCCAGCCACAAAGGTCAAGTGAGTGACTTAAGGAGAGGCTGATACCTCAGCGAGATTAGACTGTCAGCAAGATAAGGGCACTTGTTTAATCTCTCCTGATAACCAGAGCCAGTGTTTGGTGCTACTGGTAGAGACCTGCAGTTCATCCACTCTCAGGGTGGGAAGTAACCAGAGAACTGGGCTTGACTTCTTACtgtttctcctttgctttgcccttcccagcctcagcagctgctcctttgGGGGATTTCTTTCCCCCTTGGATCTGTACCCTTGGGCAGCAGGGTGGTGTTTGCTCACCTTCCCTTGCctgtggtggcactgctgggagcacAACCCAAGGACTGTGTAGCCATCTCAATTCCCGTCCCCCTGAATTGTGTCTCCCGAATATCTCCAGtgaaagggagagcagagcagcagacacGTGCCCTTTGCTGTGTGTAGGATCACCCACAGAcctctctgcagcacaggcagtaCAGAACCACCTTTGGCAGAGTTCCCTTGACTTTTGTCCCAAATTCCCCAGGCAGGATCCccctgggaggcagcagctcctgcggCCTCGGCGCTGTCGCAGGAGGGAGCTGTGACTGTGCATGGTGTGTGCTCTGAGTGCTAACACGAGTCTGGTGTGTTTGTTTCCTAACCCAAACAGAACGTCGGAAGCCTTGATGCATGTAGTGTGTGTTTACTGCAGCTGGAGTGGGCCACAGACCAGGTATTTATGCTGCCCCTTTCGGTCTGCGCCGCCGCGGTGCCAACAGTGGCTCTGCCGTGTCCTGActgctcctttccttctgtcttcTCCAGAGAATAGTGACAAAGAAACTACCTCACTGGAAATGCCCTCATTACCAGCTTCTGATGGGTTTCAAAATCCAGTCCAGTCTTCAGGACTAAATTCCAAGATCTGTAATCCCACAAATCAATTACTTGATCGTTCTGTCTCTGCCCCTGCTTCAATTTGCTCATCTGAATCCAGCCTCGCAGAGCCCGTTGATCCCAGAGCCGTCAAGACTTTTGACTCTTCACCTGAACACCAGATACCCCTGGAAAAAGAGCATCCTCTGGTATTAGAGCATCTTTCCAATAGCTCTTCCTTGGCAAATAACaacccctctccccaccctgggcagggaacCTGCTCCAATCCAGCTTGCCTTTCACAGAAGACATTTATTGCTGACATTTTAAAGGAATGTAACACTAAAGGACAAGATGACAGTCAGGAACATCCTCTGGAAGTGACAAAAGGCAGTTTGGCTGATGCTGCTGCCAGGCATGGGCAGGATGAAGATGTCTGTGTGCCCTCAGAGCAGGAGCAAGAGCAGGAGCTTCCCACAGACCATCGGGCGTGCAAAGAGCCAGAAAAGGAACATCTGGAGGAGCAAACTGAGACAACTGACCCAGAACCTCCTTGCCATGTTGGTGGGGTTGAGAAACCTGTTGTGGGAGAAGCCAACCAGCTAGAAAATCCTGCCCTGGAAACAAGAGATGGACTGGAGAGAGCAGGTCTTTCCTGTGTGAGAGGGATTATCCAGTTGTCAGCCTCCTGTGTGCACATGGAAGCCTCCATGGAAGTGGATGTGGCTGAACAGGCTGCAGTGCAGGGCTCAGGGagggagcagaagcagcagactGAGGACAGACATGTGTCTGACCTGAACTCAGACACCTTTGCCATGGAGGTGGAGTTGCTGAAGTCTCCACCCTCCTCAAGTGAGTCGATTCCCACCGCTGATGTCCCACAGTCTGGAAGCACCAGTGAAATCCCTGCAGAGTTGTCTGATCTGGTGGCTGAAGCCAGCTCTTCCCCCTCCAGCAtcacccagctgggcacagatcCAGGAGGACCTTCAGAAGAGCCGTGTTTCCCTCTGGCATCAGCCTTGAAGGAGCTTCACAAACTCTTGGTCACCAGTCAGAGAGGGGACTGTAAGATCCTCGCCTCCGAAGAAGTCTCCCAGCTGGAAATGGTTCTCCAAGAGC from Pithys albifrons albifrons isolate INPA30051 chromosome 22, PitAlb_v1, whole genome shotgun sequence carries:
- the DDI2 gene encoding protein DDI1 homolog 2 isoform X1, translating into MPSLPASDGFQNPVQSSGLNSKICNPTNQLLDRSVSAPASICSSESSLAEPVDPRAVKTFDSSPEHQIPLEKEHPLVLEHLSNSSSLANNNPSPHPGQGTCSNPACLSQKTFIADILKECNTKGQDDSQEHPLEVTKGSLADAAARHGQDEDVCVPSEQEQEQELPTDHRACKEPEKEHLEEQTETTDPEPPCHVGGVEKPVVGEANQLENPALETRDGLERAGLSCVRGIIQLSASCVHMEASMEVDVAEQAAVQGSGREQKQQTEDRHVSDLNSDTFAMEVELLKSPPSSSESIPTADVPQSGSTSEIPAELSDLVAEASSSPSSITQLGTDPGGPSEEPCFPLASALKELHKLLVTSQRGDCKILASEEVSQLEMVLQEPAAVQKGLPEGEGKGLAPASQEQSCSCHEGSQPCGSGREHVSAGQPVLSEGASEEQKGPGKSHLVVVSPAATPGQQQSPKKGETLAEGSQSPTSLTSEQNTPLSSTPALGEGAPGDPQGLFTGRSSRAAPEGGCEEPPLGPPAANSRLTTGATPAFPTADVDRILGAGFSPREALEALEQADGNADLALLILLAKSIVVPT